The Bdellovibrionales bacterium genome segment ACTGCCCAAATTGCAAGGAAGTTAGGCTGGTGATGTCAGAGCGACAAGGGATTGAAATTGACTACTGCCCCGAATGTCGTGGTGTATGGCTAGATCGTGGTGAACTTGACAAGCTTATCGAACGGGCGATTCCGGCCAATCCCATGCCCATCATTCAGGACTCGCCAAAGAAAAGTTATTACAGAAGAGACGACGACGACCGCGACCACGGCCATAAAAATGAGCATTACTATAAAAAGAAAAAATCCTTTCTTTCTGACATATTTGATTGAACTCAGCTGTTGACTAGGCTTGGCATTTAGTTGATTTTCAAGGGAGATATGGCCATTGAAAGTAGACAAAACCAAATCATACAAGAATTGAAGGAAGGAAATAAAAGATTTCTTGAAGGAAGATCACTCCAGACCTCAAAATCTTCGTTAAGAAAACTCAAAGAGTTTGCAATATCTGGCCAATCGCCAAAAGTGATCGTTTTGTGCTGCTCTGACTCTCGAGCCCCTGTGGAGATGATTTTCGATCAAGACATCGGAGATTTATTCGTCATCCGTGTGGCGGGCAATGTAGTGGCGCCATCCCTCATTGGAAGTGTGGAATTTGCGGCCAGCACATTTAAAACAAATCTAGTCTTGGTGATGGGACATACTCAATGTGGAGCAGTCACTGCAACACTCAAGCATATTGAAAGTTCCCTGGCGTCTTCTTCCGATAACATTCAGGATATTGTCAGTCGGATTCGACCTCACATATATCCTATTTCACAAATTTCGGGGATTTCACCTGAAGAAAAATTGAATCGCGCCATCGAGGCAAATGTGCGAGCTTCTGTCAGTCAACTATCGAATTCGAGCCGTTTGATCGAGGAACTTGTTTATAAAAATCAGCTCAAAATTTGGGGCGTTGTATTGAATCTTGCTTCGGGCCGGGTGGACTTTCTGAAGTGAGCGCCGAGACGGCAACCGAGCGATGGTCTTTACTCGGAGCCGTCGGAGACAATCCCCTTAGATCTAAGAAAAGCAGTGCACATCCTTAGGGCCAAAATGACCCATTTTAAGACTGGACTCAGCCGCCCACAATTACCGTCCGACAAATTAAGTGGGTATTTACGCATTGAACGAAACAGAAAGAACTAAGGACACTTAGCAAAATTCAGGAGACCATTTGTCCTCTTCAGGCGGATCGAAAAATTCTCATTCCCCAAAATCAAGTGCACATTTCGATGCTATCATTTCATCGCTTGTCACAGGCTTTGTCCTCCATGACAGCAGGGGCGGTATCATCGACTTCAATCCTGCAGCTCTTGAAATACTAGGCCTCACCTCGGATCAGTTACTGGGTCGAACTTCCATGGATCCCAGATGGAAATCCATTCGTCAGGATGGCTCCCCTTTCCCGGGAAACGAGCACCCCGCAATGCTGGCTCTAAAAACGGGCCAAAACCAAAAAAATGTCATTATGGGAATAGAACAGCCCAATTCTGCGAGACGATGGATAAAAATAAATGCGGTTCCGCTCTTCTCTCAAAGAAATTCATCGGAGCGGGGACCCGATCAAGTGATTTCGACATTCAATGACGTGACCGAGTTGGTAAACTTGAACCAAGCCCTTACCAAACTTAAAGAACGCCATGAAGTCGCTGTTCGATCCGTAACATTTTGCCTCTGGGAATGGGATTTAAAAACGGGAACTATCGTCTGGGATAAGAACATGTACGACCTCATGGAAATCGAGTGTGACAAGTTTTCTCCAGATTACGACACTTTTTTCAGA includes the following:
- a CDS encoding zf-TFIIB domain-containing protein codes for the protein MNCPNCKEVRLVMSERQGIEIDYCPECRGVWLDRGELDKLIERAIPANPMPIIQDSPKKSYYRRDDDDRDHGHKNEHYYKKKKSFLSDIFD
- a CDS encoding carbonic anhydrase, which codes for MAIESRQNQIIQELKEGNKRFLEGRSLQTSKSSLRKLKEFAISGQSPKVIVLCCSDSRAPVEMIFDQDIGDLFVIRVAGNVVAPSLIGSVEFAASTFKTNLVLVMGHTQCGAVTATLKHIESSLASSSDNIQDIVSRIRPHIYPISQISGISPEEKLNRAIEANVRASVSQLSNSSRLIEELVYKNQLKIWGVVLNLASGRVDFLK